One stretch of Prionailurus viverrinus isolate Anna chromosome C1, UM_Priviv_1.0, whole genome shotgun sequence DNA includes these proteins:
- the HES5 gene encoding transcription factor HES-5, with product MAPSTVAVELLSPKEKNRLRKPVVEKMRRDRINSSIEQLKLLLEQEFARHQPNSKLEKADILEMAVSYLKHSKAFAAAAAGPKSLHQDYSEGYSWCLQEAVQFLTLHAASDTQMKLLHHFQRPPAAAAVPAKEPKATSSAPTPVLTPAKATAVTARQPTCGLWRPW from the exons ATGGCCCCCAGCACCGTGGCCGTGGAGCTGCTCAGCCCCAAAGAGAAAAACCGA CTCCGCAAGCCAGTGGTGGAGAAGATGCGCCGCGACCGCATCAACAGCAGCATCGAGCAGCTTAAGCTGCTGCTGGAGCAGGAGTTCGCGCGGCACCAGCCCAACTCCAAGCTGGAGAAGGCCGACATCCTGGAGATGGCCGTCAGCTACCTAAAGCACAGCAAAG CtttcgccgccgccgccgccggccccaaAAGCCTGCACCAGGACTACAGCGAGGGCTACTCCTGGTGCCTGCAGGAGGCCGTGCAGTTCCTGACGCTGCATGCGGCCAGCGACACGCAGATGAAGCTGCTCCACCATTTCCAGCGTCCCCCAGCCGCGGCCGCCGTGCCCGCTAAGGAACCCAAGGCGACCAGCAGCGCGCCCACGCCCGTGCTCACTCCCGCCAAGGCCACTGCAGTGACCGCGCGCCAGCCCACCTGCGGCCTCTGGCGGCCCTGGTGA